A stretch of DNA from Acidimicrobiales bacterium:
AGATCCTCGCCTCGGAGGACATCGCCGGCGGCGACCTCGATCCCCTGAGATCCGCCTCGCAACGGTTGGTGGAGACCGACCGGTCGCTGCGCTACACGCCCGGCCTGAGCTGCCTTCTCCGGACCGAGGGGGTGATCGACGACGTCGCCGCCGTCACCGGTCGCATCGGCAAGCTCCTCGCCGGGTTCGAATCGTGGCTGGACGCCTCCGCGCAGGATCTGTCCCCGGCCCTGCAAGAGGATCTCAACGCGGTTCTGATCGACCTCAAGGACGCATGGTGGGCGATAGACCGCGACCGGCTCGGAACAGCCCGCGCGGTCAGGGACCTGACCGCCGAGGTTGGCGCCGGCAACGGCACGGACGTGGTGGATCAGAACCTCCTCGGACAAAAACTCGTCGGCCAAAACCTCGTCGGCCAAAACCTCATGGGGTGGTGGGCCATCGAGGTCGCCCTTTCGTCTCTGGACCGGCTGGAGGTCCGAGGCCGTGATTCCGCCGGCCTCCACGTGCTCGTCTTGAACCACGGCCTCGATCTCGACGATCCTGAGATCCTCGAGCTCATCGCTCCCCGCGCCGCCGATCCGCTCTTCACTGCCGGCGCCGTCCGGGTCCAAGACGACTGTCTCAGCTTCGTTTACAAGGCCGCTGCCGAGATCGGCGAGCTCGGAGACAACGTCCTCGCCCTTCGATCTCAGATCCGTTCGGATCAGCTTCTCGCCAGGGCAATAGCCCCGGACTCGGCCCGCGTGACGGTTCTCGGCCATACCCGGTGGGCGAGCGTCGGGATCATCTCCCAGCCCAATGCGCACCCGGTCAACTCGGAGGAACTCGGACGTCCGGCGGCCCCTTACGTCGTGGCGGCGCTGAACGGGGATGTCGACAACCACGCCGAGCTGCGGTTGTCCGAGTCGCTCGCCATCCCCGCTGAGTTGACGACCGATGCGAAAGTCATCCCGACGCTGATCTCGCGCGGACTCGCCGATGGCGCCGACTTGAATCAGGCGTTCTTCGAGACCGTCCGGCGTTTCGATGGATCGGTCGCGATCGGCGCATCGACGGCGGGTTCTCCCGATTCGATCCAGCTCGCATTGTTCGGCTCGGGGCAGTCCCTCAACGTGGGCATCGCCGAGGACGCGTTCGTCGTCGCCAGCGAGCCGTACGGCCTGGTGGAGGAGACCGACCGTTACCTCCGCATGGATGGCGAGAGCACCCGCGGACAGGTCGTGGTCATCGACCGCGACGGCGCCGGCACCCTTTCGGGCCTCTGCCGTTACCGCTACGACGGCACAGAGCTGCCGGTGAGCCCTGAAGAGATCATCCAGGCGGAGATCACCACACGCGACGTCGACCGCGGCGGCTTCCAGCACTTCCTGCTGAAGGAGCTGACCGAGGCACCCTCGTCGTTTCGTAAGACCTTGCGCGGACGGATCGGAACCGGCGAGGGAGGCCGGCTCGCAGTCCGGGTCGGTCCCGAAACGGTCCCGCCGGCGCTCGCTACGGCCCTCGCCGACTGCAGGATCGAACAGATCGTGGTGGTTGGACAGGGCACTGCCGCGGTCGCGGGCCAGGCGGTTGCAGCGGCGATCTCGTCATGTCTTCCCGACATGACCGTGACGGCCCAACCCGCGACGGAGCTGTCGGGGTTCGGACTGAAGGACGACATGAGCAACACGCTCGTCGTCGCGATAAGCCAGTCCGGAACGACCACGGACACCAACCGGACCGTTGATCTCGCACGGGCGCGCGGCGCCCACGTGGTAGCCGTCGTCAACCGCCGCAACAGCGACCTATCGACCAAAGCCCAGGGCGTGCTCTACACGTCCGACGGCCGCGACGTCGAAATGAGCGTCGCGTCCACCAAAGCGTTCTACGCACAGGTTGCTGCCGGATGGCTCCTCGCAGGCGCGCTCGCGCAGGCGGCAGGACACTGCCGCGGCGAGATCGGCGAACGGCTGCACAGCATCCTTTCGGGACTTCGGGATCTGCCGGTCGCCATGGAACAGGTGCTTTCCGCCCGCGAAGAGGTCGGCCGGCTCGCATCATCCGTCGCGCCGGCCCGGCGCTACTGGGCCGTGGTCGGAAGCGGGCCCGACCGGGTCGCCGCGTCGGAAGTCCGGATCAAGCTTTCCGAGCTTTGCTACAGGTCGATATCGAGCGACGCCACCGAGGACAAGAAGCACATCGATCTATCCTGCGAGCCTCTGATCCTTGTGTGCGCCGCTGGCCTGAAAGGTCCGAACGCGGACGATGTCGCCAAAGAAGTGGCTATCTACAAGGCGCACAAGGCCGCGCCCGTGGTGATCGTCCCCGAGGCGGAGGCAGAACGTTTTCGCAAGGCGACCGGCGACGTCATCACCGTCCCTGCGGTGGACTCCGAGCTGGCCTTCGTCCTCTCAGCGATGGTCGGCCATCTCTTCGGGTACGAGGCCGCGCTGTCCATCGACGCGCAGGCCCGCCCGCTTCGGGCAGCTAGAGCAGCCATCGAGCACGCCGCGGCAGGTGGCGAGGATCGGATACTCGATCGGCTGCGACCCGAGCTCGAGGCGGCAACCCAGCCGTTCATTCAGGGCCTGCGCGACGGCAGCTACAACGGGAACCTCGAGGCTTCAACCGCCGTCCGGCTGGTTTCCCTGCTCCGTTACGCCACCGGGTTGCTCCCCCTCGACGCCTACGAACACGAGACCGGCAAGATCGCCACACCGGACGCGCTCCTCTCGGATCTTCTCGACGCGCTGAGCACAGGGATCGACGAGCTGACCCGCCCGGTCGACGCCATCAAGCATCAGGCCAAGACCGTGACGGTCGGGATATCCCGCAGCGAGGAGGTGCTCTTCGGCGTGCCGCTCGTGAAGTCGACGCTCGGCGCCGGCGCTACCGCAGACATGCTCGGATACCGGGCTTTGCGGACCCTCGGTGCCCTGGACGAGGCCGTCGAGGAGGTGACCGGCTACACCCGGTACAAGATCGAGTGGTCGGCTCCCCGAGGCCCGACCGCTTCGGTTGTGGATCAGGGAGGAGCGGCTCGAAACCTTCCCTCGCGAACCGGTCGCGATCCAAGGCTGCGGGGAAGCAAGCACCGCGCCGCCGAGGAACGCGAGGTAACAGTCGTGAGAGGCGCGAGCGACGGCCGCACCGTGGTGCTCATTCCGGAGGTGAAGGGGAGCCAGGTGACCGGCATGACGCTGCTGCACGTGCGCTTCAAGGACGACCTCGACGCGGACGCCGCCAAACGCGTGCTCAGCGGTTACAGGACGAGATACTCGGCACTCTCCGACGCGGTCACCGAAACCGAGCCGACGTTCGACGACTCCCGGCTCGGGGACGTGCCGATAGTGGATCTGCTCACCGAGCCGGTGTACCAGCTCGCAACCCGGTGGCGCTCGGGAGCTCGGTGATCCTTGGGCGGCGCGCTTGTCGGGATCGGCATCGACTCCGTGGACATCGAACGTTTTGCCGCCGTGCTGACTCGAAGAGCTTCGTTGGCGAAGCGGGTCTTCACCGCCGGAGAGCGCGAGTATGCGGGCCGGCTCGCTGACCCGACCCCGGCTCTCGCCGCGAGGTTCGCTGCCAAGGAGGCGGCGATGAAGGCGCTCGGGGTTGGTATCGGCTCGATCGATTGGCCTGACGTCGAAGTCGTCCGATCCGGCAACGGCGGGCCGCTGCTCGCGGTGACCGGCCGGGCCGCCGCCCTGGCGGCGGGGAGGGGCATCGGCTCTTGGCTCGTTTCGTTAACCCACACCGAAACGGTCGCGTCGGCGGTAGTGGCGGCCGTTTCGTGATACCGGTCCTGACGCCGAGCGAAATGGCCGGCGTCGACCGGGCTGCGACCGAGCCGGTCGACGTTCTCGTGGAACGCGCGGGATACGCGGTCGCGTCCGCCTCCCGGAGGTTGCTCGGCGGTACCTATGGCAAGCGTGTGGTGGTCGTCGCCGGGCCCGGTAACAACGGAGCGGACGGCCGGGTGGCGGCACGCATACTCGTCAGGTCCGGCGCGGCGGTGCGGATCCTCGAGGTGAAGCAGCTCCAGCCGGGGGAGTTGCTTCCCGAGGCGGACCTGTTCATCGACGCTGCGTTCGGTACCGGCCTGAGCCGTCCGTACGCGGCGCCCGACCCCGGATCTGCGGCGGTTCTGGCCGTCGACATCCCGTCTGGGATTTCAGGCGAGACGGGTGTGCCGGTTGCGGGCGGGGATGCGGTGGTAGCCGATGTCACGGTCACGTTCGCCGCTCTGAAGCCTGGACTGCTGATCGGCTCAGGTCCCGAGCACAGCGGGTCGA
This window harbors:
- a CDS encoding SIS domain-containing protein, with amino-acid sequence MCGIVAVLPRPASRPAPEPAAVLADLSEVEQILASEDIAGGDLDPLRSASQRLVETDRSLRYTPGLSCLLRTEGVIDDVAAVTGRIGKLLAGFESWLDASAQDLSPALQEDLNAVLIDLKDAWWAIDRDRLGTARAVRDLTAEVGAGNGTDVVDQNLLGQKLVGQNLVGQNLMGWWAIEVALSSLDRLEVRGRDSAGLHVLVLNHGLDLDDPEILELIAPRAADPLFTAGAVRVQDDCLSFVYKAAAEIGELGDNVLALRSQIRSDQLLARAIAPDSARVTVLGHTRWASVGIISQPNAHPVNSEELGRPAAPYVVAALNGDVDNHAELRLSESLAIPAELTTDAKVIPTLISRGLADGADLNQAFFETVRRFDGSVAIGASTAGSPDSIQLALFGSGQSLNVGIAEDAFVVASEPYGLVEETDRYLRMDGESTRGQVVVIDRDGAGTLSGLCRYRYDGTELPVSPEEIIQAEITTRDVDRGGFQHFLLKELTEAPSSFRKTLRGRIGTGEGGRLAVRVGPETVPPALATALADCRIEQIVVVGQGTAAVAGQAVAAAISSCLPDMTVTAQPATELSGFGLKDDMSNTLVVAISQSGTTTDTNRTVDLARARGAHVVAVVNRRNSDLSTKAQGVLYTSDGRDVEMSVASTKAFYAQVAAGWLLAGALAQAAGHCRGEIGERLHSILSGLRDLPVAMEQVLSAREEVGRLASSVAPARRYWAVVGSGPDRVAASEVRIKLSELCYRSISSDATEDKKHIDLSCEPLILVCAAGLKGPNADDVAKEVAIYKAHKAAPVVIVPEAEAERFRKATGDVITVPAVDSELAFVLSAMVGHLFGYEAALSIDAQARPLRAARAAIEHAAAGGEDRILDRLRPELEAATQPFIQGLRDGSYNGNLEASTAVRLVSLLRYATGLLPLDAYEHETGKIATPDALLSDLLDALSTGIDELTRPVDAIKHQAKTVTVGISRSEEVLFGVPLVKSTLGAGATADMLGYRALRTLGALDEAVEEVTGYTRYKIEWSAPRGPTASVVDQGGAARNLPSRTGRDPRLRGSKHRAAEEREVTVVRGASDGRTVVLIPEVKGSQVTGMTLLHVRFKDDLDADAAKRVLSGYRTRYSALSDAVTETEPTFDDSRLGDVPIVDLLTEPVYQLATRWRSGAR
- a CDS encoding holo-ACP synthase, producing the protein MGGALVGIGIDSVDIERFAAVLTRRASLAKRVFTAGEREYAGRLADPTPALAARFAAKEAAMKALGVGIGSIDWPDVEVVRSGNGGPLLAVTGRAAALAAGRGIGSWLVSLTHTETVASAVVAAVS